The Verrucomicrobiota bacterium genome includes a window with the following:
- the tilS gene encoding tRNA lysidine(34) synthetase TilS — MHRKVLDTVIRHRLLGVGDRVLAAVSGGPDSVALLSVLVALRERLSLELAVAHLNHGLRGAEADEDEAFVRRVAKRYKLRLRCRKVDIASRRRARGGSLEEVAREVRYAFLRAAAKELGTNVVATGHTADDNAETLLMNLLRGAGLRGLAGIPICRAEGALRLVRPLLEVSRADVVTYLTRKGLEFRTDSTNTDTGLTRNRIRAELLPLLAEQYNPSVAALLSSTAEQARDILDLVRVQLEAAARLVEPIEDGFALPLRALRQMPRAVRTELMRGLVAERFGRTPAGEHLRSIERFLLDPARPQPSIGRGLVCEIAYDRFVMRRMHRAASVHHVEVVIPGTTVHPGLGAELTAHITPQPRDWRLPGRPPLSLAEFWERVEHGEREVLTQDFDADAVVGADAVLGADAVLGADAVTDIGPLVLRARRPGDTMQPTGFDGVKKVQDIFVDEKLPAAVRGKVPLLCRGNEVLWIAGYRIADPYRVTDTTERLLAMRLTLLREPARRAGPPDDPAQRE; from the coding sequence ATGCACCGCAAGGTTCTCGACACCGTCATCCGCCACAGACTGCTGGGTGTGGGCGACCGCGTCCTCGCCGCCGTCTCCGGCGGGCCAGACTCTGTCGCGCTGCTCTCGGTGCTTGTCGCGCTCCGGGAGCGGCTCAGCCTCGAGTTGGCCGTGGCCCATCTCAATCACGGGCTGCGCGGCGCCGAAGCCGACGAGGATGAGGCCTTTGTCCGCCGGGTCGCCAAGCGCTACAAGCTGCGCCTGCGCTGCCGAAAGGTTGACATCGCCTCGCGACGCCGCGCGCGCGGCGGCTCGCTCGAGGAAGTGGCGCGCGAGGTGCGCTACGCCTTCTTGCGCGCGGCGGCCAAGGAGCTCGGGACCAACGTCGTCGCCACCGGCCACACGGCTGACGATAACGCCGAGACGCTGCTCATGAACCTGCTGCGCGGTGCCGGCCTGCGCGGGCTGGCCGGCATCCCTATCTGCCGCGCCGAGGGCGCATTGCGCCTCGTGCGGCCGCTGCTCGAGGTGAGCCGGGCCGACGTCGTCACCTACCTGACCCGAAAAGGCCTCGAATTTCGCACCGACTCGACGAACACCGACACCGGCCTGACGCGCAACCGCATTCGCGCCGAGCTCCTGCCGCTGCTCGCCGAGCAGTACAATCCGTCCGTAGCCGCCCTGCTTTCAAGCACGGCGGAGCAGGCGCGCGACATCCTTGATCTGGTCCGTGTCCAACTCGAAGCCGCGGCGCGCCTTGTCGAGCCCATCGAGGATGGCTTCGCCCTGCCGTTGCGTGCGTTACGTCAGATGCCGCGCGCGGTGCGCACCGAACTCATGCGCGGGCTCGTGGCCGAGCGCTTCGGACGGACGCCCGCCGGCGAGCATCTCCGTTCGATCGAGCGCTTCCTGCTCGATCCGGCCCGGCCGCAGCCGTCGATTGGCCGCGGTCTTGTCTGTGAGATCGCCTATGACAGGTTTGTCATGCGCCGTATGCACCGGGCTGCGTCCGTGCACCACGTCGAAGTGGTGATCCCCGGCACGACGGTTCACCCCGGGCTCGGCGCGGAGCTGACTGCGCACATCACTCCGCAGCCCCGCGACTGGCGACTCCCAGGACGGCCGCCGCTGAGCCTGGCCGAGTTCTGGGAGCGTGTCGAGCACGGCGAACGTGAGGTGCTGACGCAGGACTTCGACGCGGACGCCGTCGTCGGCGCGGACGCCGTCCTCGGCGCGGACGCCGTCCTCGGCGCGGACGCCGTCACCGATATCGGCCCTCTCGTGCTGCGCGCGCGTCGCCCAGGCGACACGATGCAGCCCACCGGGTTTGACGGCGTCAAGAAGGTCCAGGACATCTTTGTTGACGAGAAGCTTCCCGCGGCCGTGCGCGGGAAAGTCCCTTTACTGTGCCGGGGGAACGAAGTACTATGGATTGCCGGTTACAGAATCGCTGATCCATACAGAGTGACGGACACGACAGAGCGCCTGCTCGCGATGCGGCTGACGCTGCTGCGCGAACCGGCCCGGCGGGCGGGCCCTCCCGACGACCCCGCGCAACGAGAGTAA
- the ftsH gene encoding ATP-dependent zinc metalloprotease FtsH: MIDEVSRTLQPKIIKSNDVLLQILYGILPVLFIVGVIYFLISRQMRSASGGAMSFAKSRAKALVKDTHRVTFKDVAGVEEAKDELVEIIEFLRDPRKFTKLGGRIPKGVLLVGPPGTGKTLLAKSVAGEADVPFFTISGSDFVEMFVGVGAARVRDMFEQGKRNAPCIIFMDEIDAVGRHRGAGIGGGHDEREQTLNQLLVEMDGFDTKEGVILMAATNRPDVLDPALLRSGRFDRQIVIDMPDLNGREGILKVHARKVRLAENVDLRRIARGTPGFSGADLANLVNEAALLAARHSKLAVEMADFEEARDKVAFGRERRSRTLSPEERRITAYHEAGHAVVLDRIEECEPLHKVTIVPRGVSFLGATMQLPERDKYMQARRELLGQIAGLLAGRIAEEFFFDDVTSGAASDFKNATRIAHAMVCDLGMSDKMGRLTYGAREDSIFLGKELGEISRRREFSEQTAREIDAEVRRIVDECAERARAILTEYKDKVQAVAEALLEYEVLDGKEVTEIIEGTWTPEAHVARTPARTETVARELETVTPPADEKLPRNVVARPKESSA; the protein is encoded by the coding sequence ATGATCGACGAGGTGAGCCGGACGCTGCAGCCGAAGATCATCAAGAGCAATGACGTGCTCTTACAGATCCTTTACGGCATCTTACCTGTGCTGTTCATCGTCGGCGTGATCTACTTCCTCATCTCACGCCAGATGCGCTCGGCCTCCGGCGGCGCGATGAGTTTTGCCAAGAGCCGTGCCAAGGCGCTTGTCAAGGACACGCACCGCGTCACCTTCAAGGACGTGGCCGGCGTTGAGGAAGCGAAGGATGAGCTCGTCGAGATCATCGAGTTCCTTCGCGATCCGCGCAAGTTCACCAAGCTCGGCGGCCGCATCCCCAAGGGCGTGCTCCTCGTCGGCCCGCCCGGCACCGGGAAGACGCTACTCGCCAAATCCGTCGCGGGCGAGGCCGATGTGCCGTTCTTCACCATCAGCGGGTCTGACTTCGTCGAGATGTTCGTCGGCGTCGGCGCCGCCCGCGTGCGCGACATGTTTGAGCAGGGCAAACGCAACGCCCCCTGCATTATCTTCATGGACGAGATCGACGCGGTGGGCCGCCACCGCGGCGCCGGCATCGGCGGCGGCCACGACGAACGCGAGCAGACGCTCAACCAGCTTCTCGTCGAGATGGACGGCTTCGATACCAAGGAAGGCGTCATTCTCATGGCCGCGACGAACCGGCCCGACGTGCTCGATCCGGCGCTCCTGCGCTCGGGCCGCTTCGATCGCCAGATCGTCATCGACATGCCCGACCTCAACGGCCGCGAAGGCATCCTGAAGGTCCACGCCCGGAAGGTCCGGCTTGCCGAAAACGTCGACCTGCGCCGTATTGCGCGCGGCACCCCGGGCTTCTCCGGCGCCGACCTTGCCAACCTCGTCAACGAGGCTGCCCTGCTCGCGGCGCGCCACAGCAAGCTGGCCGTCGAGATGGCCGACTTCGAGGAGGCGCGCGACAAGGTCGCCTTCGGCCGCGAACGTCGCAGCCGCACGCTGAGCCCCGAGGAGCGCAGGATCACCGCCTACCACGAGGCCGGCCATGCCGTTGTGCTCGACCGCATCGAGGAATGCGAACCGTTGCACAAGGTGACCATCGTACCGCGCGGCGTCTCATTCCTCGGTGCGACGATGCAACTGCCCGAACGCGACAAGTACATGCAGGCCCGGCGCGAGCTGCTTGGCCAGATCGCCGGTCTGCTCGCCGGCCGCATCGCCGAGGAGTTCTTCTTCGATGATGTTACCTCGGGCGCCGCGAGCGATTTCAAGAACGCCACCCGCATCGCCCATGCCATGGTGTGCGACCTCGGCATGAGCGACAAGATGGGCCGGCTCACCTACGGGGCGAGGGAGGACTCGATCTTCCTGGGCAAGGAGCTCGGCGAGATCTCTCGGCGCCGCGAGTTCAGCGAACAGACCGCGCGCGAGATCGACGCCGAGGTGCGCCGCATCGTCGACGAATGCGCCGAACGCGCCCGCGCGATCCTGACCGAGTACAAGGACAAGGTCCAGGCGGTGGCCGAGGCCCTGCTCGAATACGAAGTGCTCGACGGCAAGGAGGTGACCGAGATCATCGAGGGCACGTGGACGCCCGAAGCCCACGTTGCCCGCACGCCGGCGCGCACCGAGACTGTCGCGCGCGAATTGGAGACCGTGACCCCGCCTGCCGACGAGAAGCTGCCCCGGAATGTCGTCGCACGCCCCAAAGAAAGCTCGGCCTGA
- the folP gene encoding dihydropteroate synthase → MSSHAPKKARPDAAEAETARTREAATTAAPRPRFTLTWGGRRLELGERTALMGIVNVTPDSFSDGGRFLDAKRAVDHCLRLVDEGADLLDVGGESTRPGAPVVPADEECRRVLPVIEAVAACTDIPISVDTGKPEVARAALEAGAALVNDVSAGANPALLALAAERGVPVVLMHMQGTPRTMQLDPHYTDVIAEVAAFLEARCTAAIAAGVAPERLIVDPGIGFGKTVEHNFEIIARLPELHVLGRPLLLGPSRKSFIGKTLDLDVGERLLGTAAVVAACVLGGAHIVRVHDVAEMRQVCAIADAVRAGCGGGGHA, encoded by the coding sequence ATGTCGTCGCACGCCCCAAAGAAAGCTCGGCCTGACGCTGCCGAGGCCGAAACCGCCCGGACGCGCGAGGCAGCAACCACTGCCGCGCCGCGCCCGCGTTTCACTCTCACCTGGGGCGGCCGGCGTCTCGAACTCGGCGAACGCACCGCCCTCATGGGCATCGTCAACGTCACGCCCGACTCGTTCTCCGATGGCGGCCGCTTCCTCGATGCGAAACGTGCCGTCGACCACTGTCTCCGCCTCGTCGATGAGGGGGCCGACCTTCTCGATGTCGGTGGTGAGTCCACGCGGCCCGGTGCGCCCGTCGTGCCCGCCGACGAGGAGTGCCGCCGCGTGCTCCCCGTGATCGAGGCGGTCGCCGCGTGCACCGACATCCCAATCAGCGTCGATACCGGCAAGCCGGAGGTCGCCCGCGCCGCCCTCGAGGCCGGCGCCGCACTGGTCAACGACGTGAGCGCCGGCGCCAACCCCGCGCTGCTAGCCCTCGCCGCCGAACGCGGCGTCCCTGTCGTGCTCATGCACATGCAGGGAACCCCGCGCACGATGCAGCTCGACCCGCACTACACGGACGTGATCGCCGAGGTTGCCGCATTCCTCGAGGCGCGCTGCACAGCGGCCATCGCCGCCGGCGTGGCGCCCGAGCGCCTCATCGTCGATCCCGGCATCGGCTTCGGCAAGACGGTCGAGCACAACTTCGAGATCATCGCCCGGCTGCCCGAGCTCCACGTGCTCGGCCGGCCCTTGCTCCTTGGGCCGTCACGCAAGTCGTTCATTGGCAAGACGCTCGACCTCGACGTGGGCGAACGCCTCCTCGGCACTGCAGCCGTTGTGGCCGCCTGTGTGCTTGGCGGCGCCCACATCGTCCGTGTCCACGACGTGGCCGAGATGCGCCAGGTCTGCGCGATCGCCGACGCCGTCCGCGCCGGCTGCGGGGGAGGCGGCCATGCTTGA